A genome region from Stenotrophomonas maltophilia includes the following:
- a CDS encoding zinc-dependent peptidase, producing MAQLPAGNVPLIKSLLQWLRPAPRPIDDALWDEACRRAAWLHGLDDERRARLRVLATRFLHEKTITPIGDLQLHAGDGVLLAALCCLPLLEFGEVGLEGWSQLVVYPDAFRVHRSHMDAAGVLHEWDDELIGESWDSGPLILSWADVQAELAAPHEGYCVAVHEMVHKLDALDGAMDGTPPLPREWQREWAGIFQRAYDAFCAQVDAGEETLIDPYAAEAPEEFFAVASEYHFSAPDVLQQALPEVAEQLRRLYGEPPKMVG from the coding sequence GTGGCACAGCTACCTGCCGGGAATGTTCCGCTGATCAAGTCGTTGCTGCAGTGGCTGCGGCCTGCGCCGCGGCCGATCGACGATGCACTGTGGGATGAGGCCTGCCGCCGCGCGGCCTGGCTGCACGGCCTGGACGACGAACGCCGCGCACGCCTGCGCGTGCTGGCCACCCGCTTCCTGCACGAGAAGACCATTACCCCGATCGGCGATCTGCAGCTGCACGCCGGCGATGGCGTGCTGCTGGCCGCACTGTGCTGCCTGCCGCTGCTGGAATTCGGCGAAGTGGGGCTGGAAGGCTGGTCGCAGCTGGTGGTCTACCCCGATGCGTTCCGCGTGCACCGCAGCCACATGGATGCGGCCGGCGTGCTGCACGAATGGGATGACGAGCTGATCGGCGAGTCGTGGGACAGCGGCCCGTTGATCCTGTCCTGGGCCGACGTGCAGGCCGAGCTGGCCGCGCCGCACGAGGGCTACTGCGTGGCGGTGCACGAGATGGTGCACAAGCTGGATGCGCTGGATGGCGCGATGGACGGCACGCCACCGCTGCCGCGCGAATGGCAGCGCGAATGGGCGGGCATTTTCCAGCGCGCCTACGATGCGTTCTGTGCGCAGGTGGACGCGGGTGAGGAAACGCTGATCGACCCGTACGCGGCCGAGGCACCGGAGGAGTTCTTCGCGGTGGCCAGCGAGTACCACTTCTCGGCGCCGGATGTGCTGCAGCAGGCGTTGCCGGAGGTGGCGGAGCAGCTGCGGCGGTTGTATGGCGAGCCGCCGAAGATGGTGGGGTGA
- the birA gene encoding bifunctional biotin--[acetyl-CoA-carboxylase] ligase/biotin operon repressor BirA — protein MDDRQLLAKLAAGRLSGDALARELGQTRAAIWKRIQGLRAAGVDIEGRAGEGYGLTRPVDLLDPATIRAGLPADAQALLHDLQVAWTVDSTNAELLRCSAPQRGVSVLLAERQTGGRGRRGRTWASPLAAHVYLSVLRLYSGGLGRLAGLSLVAGIAVAEALHDLGYTQAQLKWPNDLIVDGRRKLVGLLAEGGGEYAGPARAVIGIGINTHMPPSFAEQITQPWVDLDTLAGKPVDRNVVVAAVLARLLPALEEFDREGLAPFLPRYAAFDMLAGREVRVELDGQWQHGTALGLADDGALRVRIDGQERLLHAGEVSVRAA, from the coding sequence GTGGACGACCGCCAATTGCTGGCCAAACTCGCTGCCGGTCGCCTCTCCGGCGACGCCCTGGCCCGTGAGCTGGGCCAGACCCGGGCGGCCATTTGGAAGCGTATTCAAGGACTTAGAGCCGCCGGTGTAGACATCGAGGGCCGTGCTGGCGAGGGCTATGGCCTGACCCGGCCGGTCGATCTGCTGGACCCGGCCACGATCCGCGCCGGCCTCCCCGCCGACGCGCAGGCCCTGCTGCATGACCTGCAGGTGGCCTGGACAGTGGACTCGACCAACGCCGAATTGCTGCGTTGCAGCGCGCCCCAGCGCGGGGTGAGCGTTCTGCTGGCCGAACGCCAGACCGGCGGCCGGGGTCGCCGCGGCCGCACCTGGGCCTCGCCACTGGCAGCGCACGTCTATCTGTCGGTGCTGCGCCTGTACTCCGGTGGCCTTGGCCGCCTGGCCGGGCTGAGCCTGGTGGCCGGCATCGCCGTGGCCGAAGCGCTGCACGACCTGGGCTACACCCAGGCACAGCTGAAGTGGCCGAATGACCTGATCGTTGATGGCCGTCGCAAGCTGGTCGGCCTGCTGGCCGAGGGCGGTGGCGAATACGCCGGCCCGGCGCGGGCAGTGATCGGCATCGGCATCAACACGCACATGCCGCCGTCGTTTGCCGAGCAGATCACCCAGCCATGGGTGGATCTGGACACGTTGGCTGGCAAGCCGGTGGATCGCAACGTCGTGGTTGCCGCCGTACTCGCGCGCCTGTTGCCGGCACTGGAAGAATTCGACCGCGAAGGACTGGCGCCCTTCCTGCCGCGCTACGCCGCCTTCGACATGCTGGCCGGCCGCGAAGTACGGGTGGAGCTGGATGGGCAGTGGCAGCACGGCACCGCACTCGGCCTGGCCGATGACGGCGCACTGCGCGTGCGCATCGATGGCCAGGAGCGCCTGCTGCACGCCGGCGAAGTCAGCGTGAGGGCGGCATGA
- a CDS encoding type III pantothenate kinase, with amino-acid sequence MSDWLFDLGNSRFKFAPLQGDRAGDVQAWAHGAEGMAGQPPHSLPSGSTAFVASVAAPSLTSAMLDQLQCRFAHVHVVRTSAECAGVRIAYAKPEKFGVDRFLALLAAAKAQRPVLVVGVGTALTIDLLDADAQHHGGRISASPTTMREALHARAVQLPATGGDYSEFANDTADALASGCDGAAVALIERSAQQADALLGVAPSLLVHGGGAPALMPLLPGADYHPSLVLDGLARWAVHQPAG; translated from the coding sequence ATGAGCGATTGGTTGTTCGACCTCGGCAACTCGCGCTTCAAGTTCGCGCCGTTGCAGGGTGACCGTGCCGGCGACGTGCAGGCCTGGGCGCATGGCGCCGAAGGCATGGCCGGGCAGCCGCCGCACAGCCTGCCCAGTGGCAGCACCGCGTTCGTCGCCAGCGTGGCCGCGCCGTCGCTGACCAGCGCCATGCTGGACCAGCTGCAGTGCCGCTTCGCGCACGTGCACGTGGTGCGTACCAGCGCCGAATGCGCCGGCGTGCGCATTGCCTATGCCAAGCCGGAAAAGTTCGGTGTCGATCGCTTCCTGGCCCTGCTGGCTGCGGCCAAGGCGCAGCGCCCGGTGCTGGTGGTGGGCGTGGGCACCGCACTGACGATTGATCTGCTCGACGCCGACGCCCAGCACCACGGTGGCCGCATTTCCGCATCGCCCACCACCATGCGCGAAGCACTGCATGCCCGCGCGGTGCAGCTGCCGGCCACGGGCGGTGATTACAGCGAATTCGCCAACGACACCGCCGACGCGCTGGCCTCCGGCTGCGATGGTGCGGCCGTGGCGCTGATCGAACGCAGCGCACAGCAGGCGGACGCGCTGCTGGGCGTGGCACCGTCGCTGCTGGTGCACGGCGGCGGCGCACCGGCGCTGATGCCGCTGCTGCCCGGCGCCGACTACCACCCGTCGCTGGTGCTGGATGGCCTCGCCCGCTGGGCGGTGCACCAGCCCGCAGGCTAG
- a CDS encoding SPOR domain-containing protein: protein MLTRALIVVLAILNLGVACWWLLRDAPQKPAPPPQAPGVAELRWVPGGVDATAAAEATAAAPTAPLIEREPAEKTAVAATPAPAVPAKPEATSVAAAAKPVTPPAPTPTPTLAPEKPAPPPAAAEPPRCVALGPFADRAAATSAQGNAGNVISQVRLREQPAASGSARYRVMLPAGANREEAQATVKRIVAAGLSDYYIISQGEDINAVALGQYRNREGAERRMAAVQAAGFQPRLVASGDAGQWWLEGQLAAGTQPAQAQQRSGAAQSRSLECARLR from the coding sequence ATGCTGACCCGTGCCCTGATCGTCGTACTGGCCATCCTCAATCTTGGCGTCGCCTGCTGGTGGCTGCTGCGCGATGCGCCGCAGAAGCCTGCGCCGCCGCCGCAAGCGCCCGGCGTGGCCGAGCTGCGCTGGGTGCCCGGTGGCGTGGATGCCACCGCCGCTGCCGAAGCCACGGCCGCCGCGCCGACCGCGCCGCTGATAGAACGGGAACCGGCCGAGAAGACCGCTGTGGCAGCGACGCCTGCGCCGGCCGTGCCGGCCAAGCCTGAGGCCACGTCGGTTGCCGCAGCTGCCAAGCCGGTGACGCCGCCCGCGCCGACCCCGACCCCGACCCTGGCGCCGGAAAAGCCCGCGCCCCCGCCTGCCGCCGCCGAGCCGCCGCGCTGTGTCGCACTGGGGCCGTTTGCTGACCGCGCCGCCGCCACCAGCGCGCAGGGCAACGCCGGCAACGTCATCAGTCAGGTACGCCTGCGCGAACAGCCTGCCGCCAGCGGCAGCGCCCGCTACCGGGTGATGCTGCCGGCCGGCGCCAACCGCGAAGAGGCCCAGGCCACGGTCAAGCGCATCGTCGCCGCCGGCCTGAGCGACTACTACATCATCAGCCAGGGCGAGGACATCAACGCCGTGGCGCTGGGCCAGTACCGCAACCGCGAAGGCGCCGAGCGGCGCATGGCTGCCGTGCAGGCTGCCGGCTTCCAGCCGCGCCTGGTGGCCAGCGGCGACGCCGGCCAGTGGTGGCTGGAGGGGCAGCTGGCGGCGGGCACGCAGCCGGCCCAGGCCCAGCAGCGCAGCGGCGCGGCACAGAGCCGGTCGCTGGAATGCGCAAGGTTGCGCTAG
- a CDS encoding XVIPCD domain-containing protein, whose product MVADDSLSVQRTASSVAELGNADRSLYMQIRAGVERLDAESGKQWDESSQRMSASLLVLAKEQGFSRVDHVVLNNPTESLARGEKVFIVEGAMDDPAQRRGAMNTMDALRSPEAESLHRAEALAANLEQPPAQQVHAQDGPSFSR is encoded by the coding sequence GTGGTCGCCGACGACTCACTCTCAGTGCAGCGAACAGCTTCCTCTGTAGCTGAACTCGGCAACGCTGACCGCTCTCTCTACATGCAGATAAGAGCGGGTGTGGAACGCCTGGACGCCGAGAGCGGGAAGCAGTGGGATGAGTCGAGCCAGCGCATGTCCGCGAGTCTGTTGGTGCTCGCGAAGGAGCAAGGGTTTTCAAGAGTTGACCACGTTGTACTGAACAACCCGACAGAGTCCCTTGCACGTGGCGAGAAAGTATTCATCGTCGAGGGAGCGATGGACGATCCTGCCCAACGCCGCGGAGCCATGAATACGATGGACGCGCTTCGCTCGCCCGAAGCAGAGTCCCTTCATCGCGCTGAAGCGTTGGCCGCAAATCTTGAACAGCCACCAGCGCAGCAGGTTCATGCGCAGGATGGACCATCATTCTCAAGGTAG
- a CDS encoding type II toxin-antitoxin system RelE/ParE family toxin, protein MKIQRTRQFATWIDALKDVTARARILARIGRLAEGHPGDHRYLADGVSELRIDAGPGYRVYYTQRGRQLVILLVGGDKGSQRRDIEKAREIARAL, encoded by the coding sequence ATGAAGATCCAGCGTACCCGTCAGTTCGCGACATGGATTGACGCTCTCAAGGACGTAACCGCACGCGCTCGCATCCTGGCCCGTATCGGTCGGCTCGCTGAAGGCCATCCCGGTGATCACCGCTATCTGGCGGATGGCGTTTCTGAATTGCGTATCGATGCAGGACCGGGTTACCGCGTTTACTACACCCAGCGCGGCAGGCAGTTGGTGATTCTCCTGGTTGGAGGCGACAAGGGTTCGCAGCGGCGCGATATCGAGAAGGCCAGGGAGATTGCGCGTGCCCTGTGA
- a CDS encoding addiction module antidote protein, producing the protein MAIKRKVELKSFDVAEHLRTPEEMAAYLDACIEESDGDSAFIAKALGDIARAQGMSKVARAAGLSRESLYRALSGERSPDFATILKVTRALGVRLHASAV; encoded by the coding sequence ATGGCCATCAAGAGAAAAGTCGAACTCAAATCATTTGATGTGGCCGAGCATCTTCGGACGCCGGAGGAAATGGCGGCTTATCTCGACGCCTGCATCGAAGAAAGCGACGGCGATTCTGCCTTCATCGCCAAGGCGCTCGGCGATATCGCCCGCGCTCAGGGGATGAGCAAGGTTGCGCGTGCGGCGGGTTTGTCGCGCGAGAGTCTGTACCGCGCACTGTCGGGCGAGCGCAGCCCCGATTTCGCCACCATCCTGAAGGTAACCCGGGCCCTGGGTGTGCGATTGCATGCCAGCGCTGTGTAA
- a CDS encoding DUF3011 domain-containing protein: MRRHALPLTVALLSTAFAVPAMAAVPFFNASCPGGIDVHADEGGPVYVQGRETALKRFNDRYFEARDANSGITLSISRNDDGSPQVSYTGRGGANGICQVSSSGAPAPAANSARPRDGAAGDAALPREVTCESTGQQQVSCDLNTRGNVEIVRQLSHTRCEQGQNWGLSRHSVWVNGGCRAVFRNVSKAANSAAPGDTALGSCNMSKGAQGTLVTQMPVGSDYQELIIDYPDGRFLCMMRNNGQVQSVTPLRRR, from the coding sequence ATGCGTCGCCACGCCCTGCCGCTCACCGTCGCACTGTTGTCCACCGCGTTCGCAGTCCCGGCCATGGCCGCCGTGCCGTTCTTCAACGCCAGCTGCCCGGGCGGCATCGATGTGCACGCCGATGAGGGCGGGCCGGTCTACGTGCAGGGCCGCGAGACGGCGTTGAAGCGCTTCAACGACCGCTATTTCGAAGCACGCGATGCCAACAGCGGCATCACCCTGTCGATCAGCCGCAACGATGACGGCTCGCCGCAGGTCAGCTACACCGGCCGGGGCGGCGCCAATGGCATCTGCCAGGTCAGTAGCAGTGGTGCGCCCGCGCCCGCCGCAAACAGCGCGCGCCCTCGCGATGGCGCTGCCGGGGACGCCGCGCTACCGCGCGAAGTCACCTGCGAATCCACCGGCCAGCAGCAGGTATCGTGCGATCTGAATACCCGTGGCAACGTGGAAATCGTGCGCCAGCTCAGCCACACCCGCTGCGAACAAGGCCAGAACTGGGGCCTGTCGCGGCATTCGGTGTGGGTGAATGGTGGCTGCCGTGCGGTCTTCCGCAATGTGTCCAAGGCGGCCAACAGCGCGGCGCCGGGCGATACCGCGCTGGGTTCCTGCAATATGAGCAAGGGCGCGCAGGGCACGCTGGTCACCCAGATGCCGGTGGGCAGCGATTACCAGGAACTGATCATCGATTATCCGGATGGCCGCTTCCTGTGCATGATGCGCAACAACGGCCAGGTGCAGAGCGTGACGCCACTGCGCCGACGCTGA